A window from Leptothermofonsia sichuanensis E412 encodes these proteins:
- a CDS encoding RluA family pseudouridine synthase, whose protein sequence is MNQGWIYQDQINRVGAGQTVLEFYAQRYRHSSRAGWQERIAAGQVLLDDKPTTADTLLQPGQRLAYHRPPWEEPEVPLSFETLYEDPDLLVVAKPAGLPVLPGGGFLEHTLLWQLQQRYPHETPLPVHRLGRGTSGLMVMARSPLARASLSQQMRANTLGKGDRPIHKTYRALVGSSHLADHFTITQPIGKIPHPVLGYVYGATAEGLSAYSECHVYRRTSTTTLLEVTILTGRPHQIRIHLAAVGYPLIGDPFYAAGGIPRLPTDTAEKLPVPGDCGYHLHAHQLSFIHPTGGHPMSFQCPPPTELC, encoded by the coding sequence ATGAATCAGGGTTGGATTTATCAGGATCAGATCAATCGGGTGGGTGCCGGGCAGACCGTGTTGGAGTTCTACGCTCAACGCTACCGCCATTCCAGCCGGGCAGGATGGCAGGAACGGATTGCGGCTGGTCAGGTGTTGTTGGATGACAAACCAACAACTGCCGACACGTTGTTACAGCCAGGGCAGCGGCTGGCTTACCACCGTCCACCCTGGGAAGAGCCGGAGGTACCCCTATCCTTTGAAACCCTTTACGAAGATCCGGATTTGCTGGTTGTTGCCAAACCCGCCGGGCTGCCAGTGCTCCCAGGAGGTGGTTTTCTGGAACATACGCTGCTATGGCAGTTGCAACAACGCTACCCCCATGAGACTCCCCTACCCGTTCACCGTCTGGGGCGGGGAACCTCTGGCTTGATGGTGATGGCGCGATCGCCCCTTGCCAGAGCCAGTCTGAGCCAGCAAATGCGTGCAAACACCCTGGGAAAGGGCGATCGCCCGATTCACAAAACCTACCGTGCTCTGGTAGGCAGTAGCCATCTGGCTGACCACTTCACCATCACCCAGCCAATTGGCAAGATTCCCCATCCCGTTCTGGGCTACGTGTATGGGGCAACCGCTGAAGGATTATCCGCTTACAGTGAGTGCCACGTTTACAGGCGAACTTCCACCACAACCCTGTTAGAAGTCACTATCTTGACTGGCCGTCCCCACCAGATCCGGATTCATTTAGCGGCTGTCGGCTATCCTTTAATCGGTGATCCGTTTTATGCGGCAGGGGGTATTCCCCGACTCCCAACGGACACTGCCGAAAAACTACCCGTCCCTGGGGACTGTGGTTATCATCTCCATGCCCATCAGCTATCTTTCATCCATCCCACTGGCGGACATCCCATGAGTTTTCAATGTCCCCCGCCCACCGAGTTATGTTGA
- a CDS encoding hydantoinase B/oxoprolinase family protein has product MTQQHPSLTQVSSGQWQFWVDRGGTFTDIVAQSPTGDIRIHKLLSENPERYRDATLQGIRDILGIPSDAPIPTDQIAAIKMGTTVATNALLERKGDRTLLLITKGFRDALRIGYQNRPQIFARQIVLPEMVYERVIEVEERYTARGEEWLPVQINDALLQSLQAAYDEGIRACAIAFLHGYRYPAHEQQVAAIVRDLGFTQVSVSHEVSPLMKLVSRGDTTVVDAYLSPILRRYVEQVACEFVEDRRERDGSGKTGEVGGDTPSTRQERQGQTLLTPPCGNARGEHPSIHPVGTPGANTPDLSSHTPSSSHTPRLLFMQSNGGLIDSHRFQGKDSILSGPAGGIVGAVKTSAMAGFDRIIGFDMGGTSTDVSHYNGEYERTFETEVAGVRLRAPMMSIHTVAAGGGSILMFDGARYRVGPESAGAYPGPACYRWGGPLTVTDCNVMVGKLQADFFPSVFGAEGNLPLDTAIVQQLFSQLAAEIGQKTGDRRTPEQVAEGFLAIAIDKMATAIKQISIQRGYDVTEYTLCCFGGAGGQHACLIAEALGITQIFIHPYAGVLSAYGIGLADVRSLREKAVEAELSERILPEITRLLDGIAAEGRAEIVQQGIEVSRIHVLLKVHLRYAGTDSALVVDFGDPETMRSQFEQIYQQRYGFTMPDKALIVEAVSIEAIGQTSDIEEPLLTVDSQQPPIPTARARMYTRGAWHDAPVYLRSDLRPGHRIFGAALIIEPTGTNVIEPGWSAELTCRNHLILKRAHEDREGLLNRPMNWDNASIHTIPDSSPESATPDGRDEAIGKPEASGHDSRVFSTAAFSLNTKPDPVLLEIFNNLVRAIAEEMGITLQNTSYSVNIKERLDFSCAIFDQQGQLVANAPHIPVHLGSMGESVKSLIQAKGNSLKPGDAYASNNPYNGGTHLPDITVITPVFVSPSSSTPPRPLFYVASRGHHADIGGITPGSMPPASTAIDQEGVLLDNVQIVEQGRFREAELLELLTAGPYPARNPVQNLADLQAQIAANERGVQELRRMVSHYGLATVQAYMQHVQDNAEAAVRRVLSVLKDGRFTYPMDDGSQIQVKITIDSQERSACIDFTGTSPQQSTNLNAPQAICKAVVLYVFRTLVEDDIPLNAGCLKPLQIVIPEGCLLNPHYPAAVVAGNVETSQAIANALYGALGVMAASQGTMNNFTFGNDQYQYYETICGGSGAGATFNGTDAVHTHMTNSRLTDPEVLEWRFPVLVQDFAIRPHSGGQGKYQGGNGVIRRILFREAMTAAILSSHRVIPPFGLAGGQPGATGRNTVERQEGTIEILPSRAAVQMNPGDVFVVETPGGGGFGSPLT; this is encoded by the coding sequence ATGACACAACAGCATCCCTCTCTCACCCAGGTATCTTCGGGGCAGTGGCAATTCTGGGTCGATCGCGGTGGCACATTCACAGACATTGTGGCGCAAAGTCCGACCGGGGACATTCGCATTCATAAACTGTTATCGGAAAACCCGGAGCGGTATCGGGATGCCACGCTTCAGGGCATTCGAGATATTTTAGGAATTCCATCCGATGCGCCGATTCCGACGGATCAAATTGCTGCCATCAAGATGGGAACGACGGTTGCCACCAATGCTCTTCTGGAACGAAAGGGCGATCGCACCCTGCTGCTGATCACGAAAGGGTTCCGAGATGCGTTGCGAATTGGCTATCAAAACCGTCCTCAGATCTTTGCCCGTCAAATTGTTCTACCGGAAATGGTATATGAACGGGTGATTGAAGTCGAAGAGCGCTACACGGCGCGGGGCGAAGAATGGCTGCCGGTTCAAATCAACGATGCCCTGCTGCAATCCCTGCAAGCGGCCTATGATGAGGGCATTCGAGCCTGTGCGATCGCCTTTCTGCATGGCTACCGCTACCCCGCCCATGAACAACAGGTTGCTGCGATCGTGCGTGACCTCGGCTTTACCCAGGTTTCTGTCTCCCATGAAGTCAGCCCCCTGATGAAACTGGTCAGTCGGGGGGATACCACCGTTGTCGATGCCTACCTTTCTCCAATTCTGCGGCGCTACGTGGAGCAAGTTGCCTGTGAGTTCGTGGAGGACAGAAGGGAGCGGGATGGGAGCGGGAAGACAGGAGAAGTAGGGGGAGACACTCCCTCCACCCGGCAGGAACGCCAGGGGCAAACACTCCTCACCCCACCCTGCGGGAACGCCAGAGGCGAACACCCTTCAATCCACCCTGTGGGAACACCAGGGGCAAACACTCCTGACCTCTCCTCCCACACCCCCTCCTCCTCCCACACCCCTCGCCTCCTGTTCATGCAATCCAACGGCGGACTGATCGATTCCCATCGGTTTCAAGGCAAGGATAGTATTCTGTCGGGGCCAGCCGGGGGAATTGTGGGGGCGGTAAAAACCAGTGCAATGGCAGGGTTTGATCGGATTATTGGCTTTGATATGGGCGGCACTTCCACCGATGTTTCCCACTACAACGGAGAGTATGAGCGCACCTTTGAAACGGAAGTGGCAGGGGTGCGGTTGCGGGCACCGATGATGTCGATCCATACCGTGGCAGCAGGGGGTGGCTCAATTTTGATGTTTGATGGTGCTCGCTACCGGGTGGGACCAGAGTCAGCCGGAGCCTATCCTGGTCCAGCCTGTTACCGTTGGGGTGGTCCGTTAACCGTAACGGATTGTAATGTGATGGTGGGTAAACTTCAGGCAGATTTTTTCCCTTCGGTGTTTGGGGCAGAAGGAAATCTGCCTCTGGATACGGCGATTGTGCAACAACTGTTTAGTCAGCTCGCGGCTGAAATTGGTCAAAAAACTGGCGATCGCCGCACTCCAGAACAGGTGGCAGAGGGGTTTCTGGCGATCGCGATTGACAAAATGGCAACGGCGATTAAACAGATCTCGATTCAACGGGGCTACGATGTCACGGAATATACCCTGTGCTGCTTTGGGGGAGCGGGTGGACAACATGCCTGTTTAATTGCTGAGGCGCTGGGCATAACTCAAATTTTCATCCATCCCTATGCCGGTGTGCTGTCTGCCTATGGGATTGGACTGGCGGATGTGCGATCGCTACGAGAAAAGGCGGTGGAGGCGGAATTAAGCGAACGTATATTGCCTGAAATAACCCGCCTGCTGGATGGGATCGCCGCAGAGGGACGGGCTGAAATTGTCCAGCAGGGGATTGAAGTTTCTCGCATTCATGTCCTGCTCAAAGTCCATCTTCGCTATGCTGGAACCGATTCTGCCTTAGTCGTGGACTTTGGCGATCCGGAAACCATGCGCTCCCAGTTTGAACAGATCTATCAGCAGCGGTATGGCTTCACCATGCCAGATAAGGCTCTGATTGTGGAAGCGGTTTCTATCGAAGCGATCGGGCAAACCAGTGATATTGAAGAACCCTTGCTGACCGTGGACAGCCAGCAACCCCCTATCCCCACAGCCAGGGCACGAATGTATACCAGAGGCGCCTGGCACGATGCGCCTGTTTATCTACGCAGCGATCTCAGACCCGGCCATCGCATTTTTGGAGCCGCCCTGATTATTGAGCCGACCGGGACCAACGTGATTGAACCGGGCTGGTCAGCAGAACTCACCTGTCGCAATCATTTGATTCTGAAACGAGCACACGAGGATAGGGAAGGGTTGCTGAATCGCCCGATGAATTGGGACAACGCTTCCATTCATACAATTCCTGATTCATCCCCAGAATCTGCAACGCCGGATGGGAGAGATGAAGCGATCGGAAAGCCGGAAGCTAGCGGTCATGATTCCAGGGTTTTCAGCACTGCGGCCTTCTCTCTGAATACGAAACCGGACCCTGTATTACTGGAAATTTTCAACAATCTGGTGCGGGCGATCGCCGAGGAAATGGGCATTACTTTGCAAAACACGAGTTATTCCGTCAACATCAAGGAACGGCTCGATTTTTCCTGCGCCATTTTTGACCAGCAGGGACAGTTAGTTGCCAATGCACCCCATATCCCAGTCCATCTGGGTTCTATGGGCGAAAGTGTCAAAAGTTTAATCCAGGCAAAGGGCAATTCCCTCAAACCGGGTGACGCCTACGCTTCCAACAATCCCTACAACGGCGGCACCCATTTACCGGATATCACCGTCATCACCCCCGTTTTTGTCTCTCCTTCTTCTTCCACCCCGCCTCGCCCTCTCTTTTATGTCGCCTCACGGGGACACCACGCTGACATCGGCGGGATTACCCCAGGTTCCATGCCACCTGCCAGTACAGCGATCGACCAGGAAGGAGTATTGCTGGATAACGTGCAAATTGTGGAGCAGGGACGATTTCGAGAAGCTGAATTATTGGAATTACTGACGGCTGGTCCCTATCCGGCACGTAATCCAGTTCAAAATTTAGCTGATTTACAAGCCCAGATCGCGGCGAATGAGCGGGGGGTACAGGAACTCCGGCGCATGGTGTCCCATTACGGACTGGCAACAGTACAGGCCTATATGCAACACGTTCAGGACAATGCAGAAGCGGCGGTGCGGCGCGTGCTGAGTGTGCTGAAAGATGGCCGCTTTACTTACCCAATGGACGATGGCAGCCAGATTCAAGTCAAAATCACCATTGATTCCCAGGAACGCTCCGCCTGTATCGATTTCACTGGCACATCCCCTCAACAATCGACCAACTTGAATGCACCCCAGGCAATTTGTAAAGCGGTGGTGCTTTATGTGTTTCGTACCCTGGTCGAGGATGATATTCCGCTGAATGCCGGCTGTCTCAAACCGTTGCAGATTGTGATTCCAGAGGGATGTCTGCTGAACCCCCACTATCCGGCGGCAGTGGTGGCTGGCAATGTGGAAACCTCCCAGGCGATCGCCAACGCCCTCTATGGAGCACTGGGTGTGATGGCGGCTTCCCAGGGCACCATGAACAATTTCACCTTTGGCAATGACCAGTACCAGTACTACGAAACGATCTGTGGGGGGTCTGGCGCTGGGGCAACCTTCAACGGTACGGATGCCGTCCACACTCATATGACCAACTCCCGGCTGACTGACCCAGAGGTACTGGAATGGCGGTTCCCGGTTCTGGTACAGGACTTTGCGATTCGTCCTCACAGTGGAGGGCAGGGCAAATACCAGGGTGGCAATGGTGTGATTCGACGGATTCTATTTCGGGAAGCAATGACCGCCGCTATTCTGTCCAGCCATCGAGTGATTCCCCCCTTTGGCCTGGCGGGCGGCCAACCTGGTGCAACGGGACGTAATACCGTGGAACGTCAGGAGGGTACGATTGAAATCCTCCCCAGCAGGGCAGCCGTGCAGATGAACCCTGGTGATGTGTTTGTGGTTGAAACGCCAGGTGGAGGAGGATTTGGCAGCCCACTAACATGA
- a CDS encoding ribbon-helix-helix domain-containing protein has translation MPKKIIDGKVRISPSITLNQEIFDYLELWAEEDDRSLSGQIAYIIRREVKEKYGAIETKVKISHRRARTVPAPQPEETRPRRAKKTGSRQT, from the coding sequence ATGCCCAAAAAAATTATAGATGGCAAAGTAAGAATCAGCCCTTCAATCACCCTAAACCAGGAAATTTTCGATTATTTGGAGCTATGGGCTGAGGAGGACGATCGCTCCCTCTCTGGGCAGATCGCTTACATCATTAGACGCGAGGTCAAAGAAAAATATGGTGCAATTGAAACAAAAGTTAAAATCAGTCATCGCCGCGCCCGCACCGTACCCGCGCCCCAACCCGAAGAAACCAGGCCCAGAAGAGCAAAGAAAACTGGAAGTCGGCAAACCTGA
- a CDS encoding CatB-related O-acetyltransferase, whose translation MTGLHGPDPDRPYPMADHRRVCFIKNFIQSPNIIVGDYSYYDDPVDPEGFERNVLYNYGSDRLIIGKFCAIATGVKFIMGGANHKLDGISTYPFPIFGQGWETEIEQVMNLPSRGDTIVSNDVWIGYESLIMPGVRIGDGAVIAARSVVVKDIPPYTIAGGNPAQPIKQRFNDTEVAQLLEIKWWDWDRAKITRSIHLIMGNNIQALYDAR comes from the coding sequence ATGACAGGACTGCATGGACCTGATCCCGATCGACCTTATCCAATGGCAGATCATCGTCGGGTTTGTTTTATCAAAAATTTTATTCAATCCCCCAACATTATCGTTGGGGATTACTCCTACTATGACGATCCCGTTGATCCAGAAGGGTTTGAACGAAATGTACTTTATAATTACGGTAGTGATCGCCTGATAATTGGCAAATTCTGTGCGATCGCTACGGGGGTCAAATTTATTATGGGTGGGGCGAATCATAAACTGGATGGCATTTCCACGTATCCCTTTCCCATTTTTGGACAGGGTTGGGAAACTGAGATTGAGCAGGTGATGAATTTACCCAGTCGGGGAGACACTATTGTCAGTAATGATGTCTGGATTGGCTACGAATCTCTGATCATGCCTGGCGTCAGGATTGGTGACGGTGCTGTGATTGCCGCCAGGTCAGTTGTGGTAAAGGACATTCCTCCCTATACAATTGCTGGGGGCAATCCTGCCCAACCCATAAAGCAGCGGTTTAATGATACCGAAGTTGCCCAACTCCTGGAAATCAAATGGTGGGACTGGGATAGGGCTAAAATTACCCGCAGTATTCATCTAATTATGGGCAACAATATCCAGGCACTCTATGATGCCAGGTAG
- the aat gene encoding leucyl/phenylalanyl-tRNA--protein transferase, giving the protein MNEGQRSLNDSRFDISAIVQGYAQGYFLMAEEAEGSLSWYSSRQRTLIPLDQRFRYPRSLRRILNQNRFTVAVNQDFGAVVEGCANREVTWISNELKEIYFALHQAGWAHSFETWQGDRLAGGILGIVIGGAFIGESMFFSIPEGSKVALVRLVERLRERQFVLFDAQMMNPHLERFGAYIIDSKQYKDLLRQALNRQCSLE; this is encoded by the coding sequence GTGAATGAGGGACAGCGGTCGTTGAACGATAGTCGGTTTGATATTTCAGCTATTGTCCAGGGATATGCTCAGGGCTACTTTTTGATGGCAGAAGAGGCGGAAGGAAGTCTGAGTTGGTATTCCAGCCGTCAACGGACACTCATTCCCCTGGATCAACGGTTTCGTTATCCGCGATCGCTGCGTCGTATCCTGAACCAGAATCGATTTACAGTTGCCGTGAATCAAGACTTTGGGGCCGTAGTGGAAGGGTGTGCAAATCGAGAAGTAACCTGGATTTCAAACGAACTCAAGGAAATTTACTTTGCCCTGCATCAGGCGGGGTGGGCACACAGTTTTGAAACCTGGCAGGGCGATCGGCTGGCAGGGGGAATCCTGGGCATTGTGATTGGGGGAGCTTTTATCGGGGAGTCCATGTTTTTCAGCATCCCTGAAGGCTCCAAGGTGGCACTGGTGAGACTGGTTGAGCGCCTGCGAGAACGACAGTTTGTCCTGTTTGATGCTCAGATGATGAATCCCCATCTAGAACGGTTTGGCGCTTATATTATTGACAGTAAACAGTACAAAGATTTACTCAGACAGGCCCTCAATCGCCAATGCAGTCTGGAGTAA
- a CDS encoding glycerate kinase — translation MDLVKRLLTEGSLPLDLWQSLAELALQDKRYARAFDITSGNVQETLQARSQLLQAAYPEFQQFCQTRFYRSENLLPVLWHLWLPLALDLANRRQAQARPFVQGILGGQGTGKTTLGAILTLLLKHAGYQTLSLSLDDLYKTYRDRQLLRQQDPRLIWRGPPGTHDIELGVQVLDQLRHAVPGEMIAIPRFDKSLHGGAGDRTAPELVTPVDIVLFEGWFMGARPIDPALFDTAPLPITTEADRTFARDMNIRLYDYLPLWERLDSLMVLYPIDYRFSKQWRQQAEQEMRSPGKHGMNDNEIDKFVNYFWKALHPELFIKPLVETPGYVDRVIEIDQNHTPVTVYRGGDLIK, via the coding sequence ATGGATTTAGTTAAACGCCTGCTGACGGAGGGTTCCCTCCCCTTAGACCTGTGGCAATCACTGGCAGAACTGGCGCTTCAGGATAAACGCTATGCCAGAGCCTTTGACATTACGTCCGGGAATGTCCAGGAGACTCTGCAAGCGCGATCGCAATTACTTCAGGCGGCCTATCCAGAGTTCCAGCAGTTCTGTCAAACGCGGTTCTACCGTTCAGAGAATTTGTTGCCAGTTCTCTGGCATTTGTGGTTGCCGCTTGCCCTGGATCTGGCAAATCGCCGTCAGGCTCAGGCTCGTCCCTTTGTTCAGGGTATTTTGGGTGGACAGGGGACAGGCAAAACAACCCTGGGAGCCATCCTTACCCTGCTGCTCAAACATGCAGGTTACCAGACGCTCAGCCTTTCCCTGGATGACCTTTACAAGACCTATCGCGATCGCCAGTTGCTGCGCCAGCAAGATCCCCGCTTAATCTGGCGCGGACCGCCTGGCACCCATGACATTGAATTGGGGGTGCAGGTTCTGGATCAACTGCGTCATGCCGTGCCCGGTGAAATGATTGCCATTCCCCGGTTTGATAAGTCGCTGCATGGAGGAGCGGGCGATCGCACCGCGCCAGAACTGGTAACCCCTGTGGATATTGTTTTGTTTGAAGGCTGGTTTATGGGTGCTCGCCCAATTGACCCGGCTCTGTTTGATACTGCGCCCCTACCCATTACAACCGAAGCAGACCGTACCTTTGCCCGTGATATGAACATCCGTCTGTATGATTACCTTCCCCTGTGGGAACGGTTAGATAGCCTGATGGTTCTCTATCCTATCGATTACCGTTTCAGCAAACAATGGCGTCAGCAGGCAGAACAGGAAATGCGATCGCCTGGCAAACACGGAATGAACGATAACGAAATCGATAAATTTGTGAATTATTTCTGGAAAGCACTCCATCCTGAACTATTTATCAAACCACTGGTAGAAACTCCAGGCTATGTTGATCGGGTGATTGAAATCGATCAAAATCACACCCCCGTCACTGTATACCGGGGAGGTGATCTGATTAAATAG
- a CDS encoding ATP-binding protein yields MSNQFLRKQSLSKRLLLGVGISLATVGAATLWVNYRLIQADLAQQVKQQAQSITQSLEFATEGLLELEHRSLLRRTVQNYATLPAVMEIAIVSPDGLVLAHSSLDVRDQPYKKLHPELTQAMERASMTGLAVSHEMQVDNRPVMAEILPFSSTLFGLSGQRGLAIAIIDLQKMRQDAERTFLTSTLTLVGGIVAILLFTAILIHQSVLRPLNALNDAVAQSKKTGVFVMPGNIPANEIRFLATTFDTVIKQLEAYDQLQAEVYQRKQVEAVLRESEARERSKSQELEKTLQELRQAQTQLVQSEKMSSLGQLVAGVAHEINNPVNFIHGNIHHANQYAQDLLKLLEIYQQHYPSPAPAVQELADEIDLEFLKDDLPKLLSSMKVGADRIREIVQSLRAFSRLDEAEVKDVDIHEGIDSTLMILQNRLKAKPDHPAISVIKAYGNLPRVECYAGQLNQVFMNILSNAIDALDEQMKTSVSDAIDNGLKESPMIKIQTEQIDQDYILIRIADNGPGMSEGIQKRLFDPFFTTKPVGKGTGMGMSISHQIITERHKGTLQCISAPGQGTEFMIQIPIRQSHWRSAA; encoded by the coding sequence TTGAGCAACCAGTTTCTCCGTAAACAAAGTTTATCAAAGCGACTCCTGTTGGGGGTTGGGATTTCGCTGGCGACCGTTGGAGCCGCGACTTTGTGGGTCAACTATCGGTTGATCCAGGCAGATTTAGCTCAACAGGTAAAACAGCAGGCACAGTCGATTACCCAATCGCTGGAATTTGCCACAGAAGGATTGCTGGAACTGGAGCACAGAAGCCTTTTGCGGCGAACAGTGCAGAACTATGCAACCCTGCCAGCGGTGATGGAAATTGCCATTGTCAGTCCCGATGGATTGGTGCTGGCGCACAGTTCCCTCGATGTCAGGGATCAGCCCTATAAAAAGCTGCATCCTGAGTTGACTCAGGCTATGGAACGGGCTTCTATGACGGGTCTGGCAGTCAGCCATGAAATGCAGGTCGATAATAGACCTGTAATGGCAGAAATTTTGCCCTTCAGCAGTACCTTATTTGGTCTGTCTGGACAACGGGGGTTAGCGATCGCCATCATCGACCTCCAGAAAATGCGGCAGGACGCTGAAAGAACCTTCCTGACCTCCACACTGACTCTGGTGGGGGGCATTGTTGCGATCTTACTGTTTACAGCAATCCTGATTCATCAGAGCGTGCTGCGTCCCCTCAATGCTCTTAATGATGCGGTTGCCCAGAGTAAAAAAACAGGGGTCTTTGTGATGCCGGGTAATATTCCTGCCAACGAGATCCGGTTTCTGGCAACCACCTTTGATACCGTGATCAAACAGTTAGAGGCTTACGATCAGTTGCAGGCAGAAGTTTACCAGCGGAAACAGGTAGAGGCGGTGCTGCGGGAAAGCGAAGCAAGAGAGCGAAGCAAATCCCAGGAGTTAGAAAAAACCTTGCAGGAATTGCGCCAGGCTCAAACGCAACTGGTTCAGAGTGAGAAAATGTCCAGCCTGGGGCAGTTAGTGGCAGGAGTTGCCCATGAAATCAATAATCCGGTCAATTTTATTCATGGCAATATTCACCATGCCAATCAATATGCTCAGGACTTACTGAAGTTATTAGAAATCTATCAGCAGCACTACCCCAGCCCCGCCCCAGCCGTGCAGGAACTGGCTGATGAAATCGATTTGGAGTTTCTGAAGGATGATTTGCCTAAGTTGCTTTCTTCAATGAAGGTTGGGGCTGATCGCATTCGTGAAATTGTGCAATCCCTGCGAGCGTTCTCACGGCTGGATGAGGCAGAAGTGAAGGATGTTGATATTCATGAAGGGATCGATAGTACCCTGATGATTCTCCAAAACCGACTGAAAGCCAAACCAGATCATCCAGCTATCTCCGTGATCAAAGCCTATGGTAATTTGCCCAGGGTTGAATGTTATGCGGGGCAACTCAATCAGGTGTTTATGAATATTTTGAGCAACGCGATCGATGCCTTAGACGAGCAGATGAAAACCTCTGTATCAGATGCTATAGATAATGGGTTAAAAGAATCCCCAATGATTAAGATTCAAACCGAACAGATTGACCAGGACTACATCCTGATCCGCATCGCCGATAACGGTCCCGGTATGTCTGAGGGTATTCAGAAACGATTGTTCGACCCATTCTTCACGACCAAGCCTGTCGGCAAAGGAACTGGAATGGGAATGTCGATCAGCCATCAGATCATTACCGAGCGACATAAAGGGACGCTCCAGTGCATTTCTGCACCGGGTCAGGGAACTGAATTTATGATTCAAATTCCAATCCGACAAAGCCATTGGCGCTCTGCTGCGTGA
- a CDS encoding ABC transporter substrate-binding protein has protein sequence MLQIVTSRARTGQGWWLGGLFLIALITSLILNACSPGQTRLQPLKVGITPWPGFDIALYAREAGLFQKNGLDVELVRFENQQDSARAVLRGSLDATFASLWDVMQVDPGNDKPVVIMVSNISHGADGMIAQPGIQSVTDLRGKRVGAKLGTVNHLILLEALKLHQVNPREVTIEDVSNETAAQMMEQGKLDGAVLWEPMLGETAKKIKGNIVFTTKDLDSLVIDTLMSRSQVVNSKQAELTRFISTWFEVMAAVDTRPDEVFEQVGKVLGQSGKSFASDYSGLKKGDIEMQKRMFQSEGRLRGATQQLAQLLREDPRHGRMAREDVEISAEPVMAAIKGWKS, from the coding sequence ATGCTCCAGATAGTAACCAGTAGAGCCAGAACAGGACAAGGCTGGTGGTTAGGAGGATTGTTTCTGATTGCGCTCATCACGAGTCTGATTTTGAATGCCTGTAGTCCTGGGCAAACCCGATTGCAGCCACTGAAAGTCGGGATTACACCCTGGCCTGGTTTTGATATTGCACTGTATGCCAGGGAAGCGGGGCTGTTCCAAAAAAATGGACTGGATGTGGAACTGGTCCGCTTTGAAAACCAGCAAGACTCTGCCCGTGCTGTGCTTCGGGGTTCTCTGGATGCGACTTTTGCCTCCCTGTGGGATGTGATGCAGGTCGATCCTGGCAATGATAAGCCTGTTGTGATTATGGTCAGCAATATCTCCCACGGTGCCGATGGCATGATTGCTCAACCTGGAATTCAGTCTGTTACGGACCTGCGGGGTAAGCGGGTAGGGGCAAAACTGGGTACGGTGAACCATCTCATCCTGCTGGAGGCGTTGAAGTTGCACCAGGTCAACCCCAGGGAAGTCACGATCGAAGATGTTTCTAACGAAACGGCGGCCCAGATGATGGAGCAGGGCAAGTTGGACGGGGCTGTGTTGTGGGAACCGATGCTGGGGGAGACGGCAAAGAAAATTAAGGGAAATATTGTTTTTACAACGAAAGATCTGGACAGCCTGGTCATTGATACTCTGATGTCGCGATCGCAGGTGGTGAATTCCAAACAGGCCGAACTGACCCGGTTCATCTCTACCTGGTTTGAAGTGATGGCTGCCGTAGACACCAGGCCTGATGAGGTATTTGAACAGGTGGGTAAGGTGTTGGGGCAAAGTGGTAAATCCTTTGCCAGTGACTACAGTGGACTCAAAAAAGGCGACATTGAAATGCAGAAACGCATGTTTCAATCAGAAGGTCGCCTGAGAGGGGCAACCCAACAATTAGCCCAGCTCCTGCGAGAAGACCCCCGACATGGGCGCATGGCTCGCGAAGATGTGGAAATTAGCGCTGAACCAGTGATGGCTGCAATTAAAGGGTGGAAATCTTGA